The proteins below come from a single uncultured Carboxylicivirga sp. genomic window:
- a CDS encoding S9 family peptidase produces the protein MKKYTFFLGILGLLSACTGSKKPEKPTFTNRDLKVESEIMTPEVLWSFGRVGNVAVSPDGNTVVFTVSYTKIDENRTYTDIYTMPAKGGEFKQLTSTYDNEFEVSWRPDGQKIAYLSAKSGDVQLWEMNPDGSKPTKVTKIKGGIEGYKYSPSMNKLLFTQSVKLDKTIHDLYPDLPKADARIEDDLMYRHWDHWHDYKYSHVFFIDYANGATVGAATDIMEGEKYHSPLKPFGGMEQITFTPDGKSIAYTCKKLEGKASAFSTNSDIYLYSIKDKSTQNLTEGMMGYDIAPKFSPDGKLMAWESMERDGYEADKNRLFVMDLATGTKTDYSQEIDFNVHGLTWANDGKTIWFTSEDKGSNEIYKFNLADASYTKVTDGIHNYNSVEPAGNKLIATRTSMQYPTEIISVDPASGKGENISKVNEPLLAQLKMGKVEKRWIKTTDNKEMLTWVIYPPNFDPNKKYPTLLYCQGGPQSMVSQFWSLRWNFQMMAANDYIIVAPNRRGLPGFGQEWNEQISGDYGGQNMKDYLTAIDEVAKEPFVDNNRLGAVGASYGGFSIYWLAGHHNKRFKAFIAHCGIFNLEQMYSITEEMFFVNWDNKGSYWDTKNKAAMKSYANSPHKFVQNWDTPILVIHGAKDFRIPYTQGMAAFNTARMLDIPARFLYFPEESHWVLSCQNGILWQREFFRFLDEQLKK, from the coding sequence TCCCGAAGTACTATGGTCGTTTGGCCGGGTGGGAAATGTTGCGGTTTCGCCCGATGGTAATACGGTTGTATTTACAGTATCGTATACCAAAATAGACGAAAACAGAACCTATACCGATATTTACACCATGCCTGCAAAAGGTGGCGAGTTTAAGCAGTTAACCTCAACCTACGATAACGAATTTGAGGTAAGCTGGCGTCCTGACGGACAAAAAATTGCCTACTTATCAGCTAAATCGGGCGATGTACAACTGTGGGAGATGAATCCCGATGGGTCAAAACCCACAAAAGTAACCAAAATCAAAGGGGGTATCGAAGGATATAAATACTCGCCTAGCATGAATAAGTTACTTTTTACCCAAAGTGTAAAGCTGGATAAAACCATTCACGATTTATATCCCGATCTTCCTAAAGCTGATGCCCGTATTGAGGATGATTTGATGTATCGCCACTGGGACCACTGGCACGATTACAAATACAGCCACGTATTTTTTATCGATTATGCCAATGGGGCAACAGTTGGTGCTGCCACCGATATTATGGAAGGCGAAAAGTACCACTCTCCGCTTAAACCGTTTGGAGGGATGGAACAAATCACTTTTACTCCCGATGGAAAAAGTATTGCTTATACCTGTAAAAAACTCGAAGGTAAAGCATCAGCTTTCTCAACCAACAGTGATATTTACCTGTATTCGATTAAAGATAAATCGACCCAAAATCTTACCGAAGGCATGATGGGTTACGACATTGCTCCTAAATTCTCGCCCGATGGCAAACTTATGGCATGGGAAAGCATGGAACGCGATGGTTACGAAGCCGACAAAAACCGTTTGTTTGTAATGGATTTGGCTACCGGAACCAAAACCGATTATAGCCAAGAAATCGATTTTAATGTACACGGACTTACCTGGGCTAACGATGGCAAAACCATTTGGTTTACTTCGGAAGATAAAGGATCGAACGAAATTTATAAGTTCAACCTGGCCGATGCTTCCTACACAAAAGTTACCGATGGTATTCACAACTACAACTCTGTTGAGCCAGCCGGCAATAAACTAATTGCCACACGCACATCAATGCAATATCCAACTGAAATTATTTCGGTTGATCCGGCATCGGGCAAAGGAGAAAACATCTCGAAAGTAAACGAGCCTCTTCTTGCTCAATTAAAAATGGGCAAGGTTGAAAAACGATGGATCAAAACCACCGACAACAAAGAGATGCTTACCTGGGTTATTTACCCTCCTAACTTCGATCCTAACAAAAAATATCCAACCTTATTATATTGTCAGGGAGGCCCTCAAAGCATGGTTAGCCAGTTTTGGAGCTTACGTTGGAACTTTCAAATGATGGCTGCTAACGATTATATTATTGTAGCGCCTAACCGCCGAGGCTTACCTGGTTTTGGACAGGAATGGAACGAACAAATCAGTGGCGATTACGGTGGTCAGAACATGAAAGATTACCTTACAGCAATTGATGAAGTTGCCAAAGAACCTTTTGTTGATAACAACCGCTTAGGTGCTGTTGGTGCCAGCTACGGAGGCTTTTCGATTTACTGGTTGGCCGGACACCACAACAAACGCTTTAAAGCTTTTATTGCACACTGTGGTATTTTTAACCTGGAGCAGATGTACAGTATTACCGAGGAGATGTTTTTTGTAAACTGGGATAACAAAGGAAGCTATTGGGATACCAAAAATAAAGCAGCTATGAAAAGTTATGCTAACTCACCTCACAAGTTTGTTCAAAACTGGGATACTCCAATTTTGGTGATCCATGGAGCTAAAGACTTCCGTATTCCTTACACACAAGGAATGGCAGCCTTTAACACAGCCCGTATGTTAGATATACCAGCACGCTTCTTGTATTTTCCCGAAGAAAGTCACTGGGTTTTATCTTGTCAGAACGGCATTTTATGGCAACGCGAGTTCTTCCGCTTTTTGGATGAACAGTTAAAAAAATAA
- a CDS encoding arginine decarboxylase, translating to MKQSYFELIDQTYYFPQPGFDIENGNLYFNNVSLKHMIDKYGTPLKISYLPRIGEQVKRVKNLFSKSIKANGYKGKYNYCYCTKSSHFSFIIKEVLKYGVSLETSSSYDLDIILKLHEEGLITKNIKLVQNGHKTDGYLQKIAQLHNAGFKNLIVVLDSLHELDRLLPLIETGTIQVGIRMAIDEEPQSAYYTSRMGIRPADVMNFYKEKIADNPKVKLRMLHYFVDSGIKDTLYYWGLFQKGLNLYVELKKQCESLSAFNIGGGLPIRNNLGFEYDYNYIINEIVRNIKDTCTSEGIDDPDIFTEFGRYTVGESGAIIFKTLEVKQQNDAELWYIIDNSLMTTIPDSWSIFEKFILLPINNWDKEYSKVNIGGITCDHSDYYNTEDLNQQVFLPKIKNADEDPLYMGFFHTGAYQDSISGYGGLKHCLIPAPKHVVIERDENGLLRDYLFKDEQKVEDMLRILGFLDK from the coding sequence ATGAAGCAATCGTATTTCGAATTGATCGACCAAACTTACTATTTCCCTCAACCAGGTTTTGATATCGAAAACGGGAATTTGTACTTTAATAATGTGTCGCTAAAACACATGATTGACAAGTATGGAACACCTCTTAAAATCTCCTATTTACCGCGAATTGGCGAACAGGTCAAACGGGTTAAAAATCTTTTTAGTAAGTCCATTAAGGCAAATGGTTATAAAGGAAAATACAATTATTGCTACTGTACAAAAAGTAGTCATTTCAGTTTTATTATTAAAGAGGTTTTAAAATACGGTGTAAGTTTAGAAACCTCATCGAGTTACGACTTAGACATTATTTTAAAACTTCACGAAGAAGGACTGATTACCAAAAACATTAAACTGGTTCAGAACGGACATAAAACAGATGGTTATCTTCAAAAGATTGCTCAATTACACAATGCAGGATTCAAAAACCTGATTGTAGTATTAGACAGTCTTCATGAGTTGGATCGTTTGTTACCTCTAATTGAAACAGGCACCATTCAGGTAGGTATTCGTATGGCCATTGACGAAGAGCCACAATCGGCCTATTATACATCACGTATGGGTATACGTCCGGCTGACGTTATGAACTTTTACAAAGAGAAAATTGCCGATAATCCCAAAGTAAAGCTTCGCATGCTTCATTACTTTGTAGATAGCGGTATTAAAGATACACTTTACTACTGGGGCTTATTCCAAAAAGGACTAAACCTGTATGTTGAATTAAAGAAACAATGCGAATCGTTGAGCGCATTCAACATTGGTGGTGGTTTGCCAATTAGAAATAACTTAGGCTTTGAGTACGATTACAATTACATTATTAACGAAATTGTTCGTAACATCAAAGACACCTGTACTTCTGAAGGTATTGACGATCCAGATATCTTCACCGAATTTGGACGTTATACGGTTGGCGAATCAGGTGCCATCATTTTTAAAACACTTGAAGTTAAGCAACAAAACGATGCCGAGCTTTGGTACATCATCGATAATAGTTTGATGACAACCATACCTGATAGCTGGAGTATTTTTGAGAAGTTTATTCTTCTGCCTATCAACAATTGGGACAAAGAATACTCAAAAGTTAACATTGGTGGAATCACCTGCGATCACTCCGATTATTACAATACCGAGGATTTAAACCAACAGGTATTCTTACCAAAAATTAAAAATGCCGATGAAGATCCTTTGTATATGGGATTCTTCCATACAGGTGCATACCAGGATTCAATCAGTGGTTACGGTGGATTAAAACACTGTTTAATTCCGGCACCTAAACATGTGGTGATTGAACGAGACGAAAATGGCTTGCTTCGCGATTATCTGTTCAAAGACGAACAAAAAGTAGAAGACATGCTTCGCATATTAGGATTTTTAGATAAGTAA
- a CDS encoding glycerophosphodiester phosphodiesterase family protein, with translation MKIISFVLALFVLASCNSKSKTGHQKEKQSLYNFDLEGHRGTRGLMPENTLPAFKKAMDLGVNTLEMDVVITKDSLVLVSHDPWFNYHICLDSVGKPIEAKDSMRYAIYHMTYAETQLFDCGSLGNPNFPDQKKMEVHKPLLKDVLTYCENYMKGRGDSICYNIEIKSDPRGDNLFHPVPEEYCRLVTSVIKQYVPLNRVLVQSFDFRILEQMHQQYPEFKLAALVESGSAEANLSKLSFKPDVYSPWFVLLSQNEIGLMKQEGIKVVPWTVNDSTDMKRLLSWKVDGLITDYPNVALKYKEI, from the coding sequence ATGAAAATTATATCGTTTGTACTTGCCCTATTTGTGTTGGCATCATGTAATAGTAAATCAAAAACAGGGCATCAAAAAGAAAAGCAATCTTTATATAACTTCGATTTAGAAGGGCATAGAGGTACTCGCGGACTAATGCCTGAAAATACCTTACCTGCTTTTAAAAAAGCAATGGATTTAGGTGTTAATACCTTAGAAATGGATGTGGTAATTACTAAAGATAGCTTGGTGTTGGTTTCGCACGATCCGTGGTTTAATTATCATATTTGTCTCGATTCAGTGGGGAAACCCATTGAAGCAAAAGATTCGATGCGTTATGCCATTTACCATATGACTTACGCCGAAACTCAATTGTTCGACTGTGGTAGTTTGGGTAATCCTAATTTTCCGGATCAGAAAAAAATGGAGGTACATAAGCCCTTGCTAAAAGATGTATTGACTTATTGCGAAAACTACATGAAAGGCCGTGGTGATAGTATTTGTTATAATATTGAAATAAAGAGTGATCCTCGCGGAGACAATCTTTTTCATCCCGTACCAGAAGAATACTGCAGACTAGTAACATCTGTTATAAAGCAATATGTACCGTTGAATAGGGTGCTTGTGCAAAGTTTTGATTTTAGAATTCTGGAACAAATGCATCAGCAATATCCCGAATTTAAACTGGCGGCTTTGGTTGAATCGGGGAGTGCAGAGGCTAATCTTAGTAAGTTAAGTTTCAAACCTGATGTTTACAGCCCCTGGTTTGTGCTTTTGAGCCAGAATGAGATTGGCTTAATGAAACAAGAAGGAATTAAAGTGGTACCCTGGACCGTGAATGATTCAACAGATATGAAACGCCTTTTAAGCTGGAAAGTGGATGGTTTGATTACTGATTATCCAAATGTGGCTTTAAAGTATAAAGAAATATAG
- a CDS encoding alpha/beta hydrolase, with product MKANNKRCLIIGVVLILVSKQLNAQHQPFFKSDLLVLEDSITHAEKMVDGLKPANEAHIIWSKKGAGYTTSTVFLYLHGFGASSREGEPIMSLLSKKYNANVYMSRLSEHGISRINAFEGLTEDNYVQTAYEALDIARRLGDEVIIVGTSTGGSLALMLAAQNKDIKGLILYSPFIDLYDSSARVVTSALGSFLFLLKNAGWTQHTNRIGEVARFWSDTYHINGYVSLIHMIDDYMNPNYFKQVTCPVFLGYYYKDEEHQDHTVSVKAMKEMFNSLGTPKNKKQQFAFPLAGNHVIGCDLRSNDWQAVYNRTTEFINQNLIFKQ from the coding sequence ATGAAAGCAAATAACAAAAGATGTTTGATCATTGGGGTTGTTTTGATACTTGTTTCAAAGCAACTCAATGCTCAGCACCAACCGTTTTTCAAGTCTGACTTGCTTGTATTAGAAGATTCAATTACTCATGCAGAAAAGATGGTAGATGGTCTGAAACCAGCTAATGAAGCTCATATAATATGGAGCAAAAAAGGAGCCGGATATACTACTTCTACGGTGTTTTTGTATTTGCATGGTTTTGGAGCTTCCAGTCGGGAGGGTGAACCCATTATGTCGTTATTATCCAAAAAATATAATGCGAATGTATATATGTCGCGTTTAAGCGAACATGGTATTAGTCGTATCAATGCCTTTGAAGGACTTACTGAAGATAACTACGTTCAAACGGCATATGAAGCTTTGGATATTGCCCGCAGGTTAGGCGATGAGGTTATAATTGTTGGAACTTCAACCGGAGGTAGTCTGGCTTTAATGTTGGCTGCGCAAAATAAAGATATTAAAGGTTTGATCCTTTATTCACCTTTTATCGATTTGTACGATTCATCGGCTCGTGTGGTAACTTCTGCATTGGGGTCTTTTCTTTTTCTGCTGAAGAATGCCGGATGGACACAACATACCAATAGGATAGGTGAGGTGGCCCGCTTTTGGTCAGATACTTATCACATAAACGGGTATGTTTCGTTAATTCATATGATTGATGATTACATGAATCCCAACTATTTTAAACAAGTAACCTGTCCGGTATTTCTGGGATATTATTATAAAGACGAAGAACATCAGGATCATACCGTATCGGTTAAAGCAATGAAGGAGATGTTTAATTCGTTGGGGACGCCTAAGAATAAAAAGCAGCAATTTGCTTTTCCTTTAGCAGGTAATCATGTTATTGGTTGTGACCTTCGCTCGAATGACTGGCAGGCTGTATACAATCGTACAACAGAGTTTATCAATCAAAATCTAATATTTAAACAATGA